One Dysidea avara chromosome 8, odDysAvar1.4, whole genome shotgun sequence genomic window, gatactaaaatattgcaatttggagacatttccacataaaattcataatattttctgcctgtagatatttaatatactgcctttagattataggtatggctctctgaagcattttgttaatggaaaagtttgggtaggtacagacaactaagtacatgatgcaccctctcacaattgcacaacactgaatatgtgcatgttagaataataatgttgaaagtgaaaaattttgaaatttgaacaatacaagattgaatctgagagcattttcaatggaaattgtgtacctgaattaagtattgccatacatattaactacacaagtagatgaatgaagccctttaaacagaccaatgtacttcattgtatgtataagtgcaggcagatttggaaaaattccttaacagaaccaactatatgcttccagtgaatgttctattagagtagttagctgactgctctattggagtatctcgatcttgtacacctccaatgctgatttgggtccttgttgcataacctttagcataaatccactgataataccttggaaagatgtttataaggtggttttatgagtatttgtattattagtgatcatataattatgctaagacaaaatttcattataatattcagcatattgatcaagtaaagcctaaaagtgtggggggcttcagcccccaaagccccctccccccccacTAGATCCACCCTTGTATTGAACGGCCTAGTGTTCTCCCTAAGAAATCTATTGATTATTTAGCAGAGGTTTGTCCTTTGGCTGCAGTAACTAGTAGTTTTCAACTGAAGGTAACATTTTTGTGTCTGTACATGTTGTGATTTGTTTACTTGTGTTTTAGATTCTCTATCACTTGGCATTTCATGATCCCAGATTAGTGGCAGTCTTACTCCACAGCCTGTCCGTAGTGCATCATCAACTTCAGGACTATCACGATGATCACAAAGCTTTGATCAGTTAGATGATCCTGCTATCTACTACTCTGAGATTCCTTACACATCACAAACTACGGGTCAGCCTGTGTCACCATTAACTGTATCAACTACGCCCCCACCACCCCCACCTCCTGTTTACAATTCTGCCCCTGCACCACCCCCACCCGCAGTGCACAAGCCATCACAATCATCATTACACAAAGACAAGGTGTATGCAGAGCAGCCACCACAGCCACCATCAACAATAGCAGAAAATGGCGTACCCCTTCCTCCTGTAAATGCTAGCCCTGGCTGGCGGGACCGAACTCCATAAGAGTCCAGAGAGTGTAGGATCCCCAATACGTCCCAGCACACCAGTAGAAAAGCAACTGTATGTTGAAGTTGACCCACCTAGTTTTCTTCTCTCTCAGCATTCCAATTCCGTCTCATCCCCACCTCCCCCTGTTCCTAATAAAGTCCCACAACTAATGACACCTCCAACTACACACATGAGGAGATCTGATTCTCAAGTACCACCACCAAAACTACCCAAGCCATCCTGAACGAGTGTTGCTAGTAGTTACCAAGACAACAGTGACAGCGAGGATGAGAGTCCACCTTAAAGGTGCCAAACTGGAGAAAGCTGTTAGTAATGACCGCTCTGCACCAAAGGTGTGACCCtgctaaataattatattatcattgtaataCAATCCATTTTGGTAAGGTTATAACTGGATGTAAACCTTCTGAAGTTAATTTTGTTGTCATATTGTAATGTACTGTCCAGATTATCACTGCTCTAATGTTAGTCACTATTACACTGTAACATCACTTGAAATGTGTAACTTTTTGTAATCACCTAACCATGATATGACCCACACCAGCCCCTGAGCTAGGTTTCACAGCCTGAATATCCAGGCAGTACCTTGGGAATACAAATCATGTGATCAATACAGCTATTCTTGCTACCTCTCCCACCCTTGGCCTTGCTATACTATCCCTGGTGGTTCTGATTTTGGCTGTGCAAGGAATATAAAGTCGCTAACTAGTCTGGCCATAGATTTATAGTTGATCACTTTTGTTTGGGTGGGGATTTTCCCCATCCGAACAAAAAGCGGTCTGTGCACGAGATTTATAATAACTACATGCAACAATGGCTGCCAAGCAGATCAAGAGGATGACTGGTCACCTTGCGTGTCCTATTTGTTGTGAACTATACAAGAATCCTAAATATCTCCCTTGTTATCACTCGTACTGTGAAGCGTTTGACAAAGCTACAAGAAAAGTCAGCGGACAAATCCAGCATCGCTTGTCCCGAGTGTAGGAGAAAGAGCGTTGTACCAGCTGAAGGGGTAAAAGATCTGCCTAACAACTTTTTCATTAACCGCCTCTTGGATGAAATTGCTCTACAACGCAAGGTTGAGGGAGAAGAGGAAGCTAAATGTGACCTTTGTGTTAGGGAGGACCCGGTGGAAGTTCTGTGCCTTGATTGTAGCACCTTCCTGTGTAGCGTATGTACTAATAATTACAAATACAGCAGAGAGTGGCAAAACCACAATATGATGCCACTCAATGAGGTGCAGTCTAAGAAAGAGAACGTCACTGCAAAACCAAAAGCCAAGTTTGCTTTATGCCAGGAACATGAAATAGAATTGAATTTTTATTGTGAAACGTGTGAGCAGTTGGTGTGTCACTACTGCATCATGAAGGATCATTTACAACATGAACATGATACTGTGAAGAAGGTGGCTAACAAGTATCGACAACAAATGGATGACATGATGAAACCAGTAGAGAAGATGATTGAAGGACTGTCAACTGCTCACAATAAAGTACATGGTGTAAAAGATGAGATTGGAGCTAAAGCTACCAGTGTTGACAAGGAAATTGATGTATATTATGAAAAAGTGCAGCGACAGTTACTCCAACAATTGCAACAACAAAAAGATGATCTAAAAACAGAGTTGCACAAAGTGTTGGGACAGAAACAGAAAGAAGCTTCCCTCCATTTGGAGAAGATGGAACATTCCCAAGCAGAACTAGAGAGTGTTAAAGAACTAAACAGTGCAGTGAAGAGAGGGTCAGACCAAGAAGCATTGTTGATGAAGAAACAAGTGATGGATAACGTGAAGAGGTTGAGTGAACTGTATGGCAAGTTGGGAACTGAGCCAGTGGAAAATGTTGCTGTAGAATTTGAGTGTGTCAAAGATTTTGATCAGTCATTTCCACAGTTTGGTAAGCTTTATATCGGTCCTAATATTTCTGTTGCAAATTCCGAAGCTTTAAATGTGCCTAAAATGATTTCAAAAGGGAAAATGGTTAATTTCAACATAGTCACTAATGATCACCATAATCATATCTGCCACAAAGAAGGTAGCGATATTACCAGTGAAGCACAGTCCATTAGGGGAGATGTCATTCCAGTAGAAATGAAGGATAACAAAGATGGCAGCTACTCAGCGTCATTTATAGCCAATCATGTGGGAGAAATAAGACTGTCAGTTATTATTAACAAACAACACATTAAGGGAAGTCCTTACCTTGTGAATGTGCACAGAAACTATCGTGCAATGGATAAGCCAAACAAGATTGTTGATGGAGGAGGACTGAAACACCCACGGGGTATTGCGTTTGGTAAGGATGGAGTATGGGCTGTTGTGGATGAGAGTAATCACTGTGTGTGGATGTTTGATAGTCAAGACCAACTAATTAGAAAGATTGGCAGCAAAAGAAATGGTAACGGACAATTTATGCGTCCACTGGGGGTAGCATTTGGTCATGATGGCCACTTGTATCTCACGGATATTGATAACCTCAGGGTACAGAAGTTT contains:
- the LOC136265155 gene encoding tripartite motif-containing protein 2-like; translation: MPLNEVQSKKENVTAKPKAKFALCQEHEIELNFYCETCEQLVCHYCIMKDHLQHEHDTVKKVANKYRQQMDDMMKPVEKMIEGLSTAHNKVHGVKDEIGAKATSVDKEIDVYYEKVQRQLLQQLQQQKDDLKTELHKVLGQKQKEASLHLEKMEHSQAELESVKELNSAVKRGSDQEALLMKKQVMDNVKRLSELYGKLGTEPVENVAVEFECVKDFDQSFPQFGKLYIGPNISVANSEALNVPKMISKGKMVNFNIVTNDHHNHICHKEGSDITSEAQSIRGDVIPVEMKDNKDGSYSASFIANHVGEIRLSVIINKQHIKGSPYLVNVHRNYRAMDKPNKIVDGGGLKHPRGIAFGKDGVWAVVDESNHCVWMFDSQDQLIRKIGSKRNGNGQFMRPLGVAFGHDGHLYLTDIDNLRVQKFDPNGDYLLQFGSLGSGDGRLKHPLGIVVHNGGVYVAECGGSRISVFQCGGQFRQTFGSGHLSYPHYITVTNNNQLLVANKGHHCISIFTLDGAYVGKFGEQGAGRGQLSSPTGITTDKYGFILVLECGNCCVSVFDKDGVFVHCFGSSGSAQGQFSTPYGGLAISNDGKIYITDYDNNRIQIFSD